One window of Solwaraspora sp. WMMA2056 genomic DNA carries:
- a CDS encoding lysophospholipid acyltransferase family protein — translation MPPLYSIGKLTVGPALLLGWRPKVEGWENVPKTGGVILAANHLSVADEYFLGAVLPRHVAFWAKAEYFDGTGVRGLLTKGLVTGLGAIRVERGGGRAALSAFDGAIPLLRAGRQVAVFPEGTRSPDGRLYRGRTGVARLALAAGVPVVPVGISGTDEIQPIGRLWPKLKPGRITFRFGKPLDFIGRGDGRSEMRRITDEVMSEIQRLTGQEYVPRYAPPRAAPGGAAAAE, via the coding sequence GTGCCGCCGCTGTATTCGATCGGCAAGCTCACTGTCGGACCCGCGCTGCTGCTGGGCTGGCGGCCCAAGGTGGAAGGCTGGGAGAACGTCCCGAAGACCGGTGGGGTGATCCTGGCCGCCAACCACCTGTCCGTCGCCGACGAGTACTTCCTCGGGGCGGTGCTGCCCCGGCACGTGGCGTTCTGGGCGAAGGCCGAGTACTTCGACGGCACCGGGGTGCGGGGGCTGTTGACCAAGGGTCTGGTGACCGGCCTGGGGGCGATCCGGGTGGAGCGTGGCGGCGGCCGGGCGGCGTTGAGCGCGTTCGACGGTGCGATTCCGTTGCTGCGGGCCGGCCGGCAGGTGGCGGTCTTCCCGGAGGGGACCCGCTCACCCGACGGCCGGCTCTACCGGGGCCGTACCGGGGTGGCCCGGCTGGCCCTGGCCGCCGGGGTGCCGGTGGTGCCGGTCGGGATCTCCGGCACCGACGAGATTCAGCCGATCGGGCGGCTCTGGCCGAAGCTCAAGCCGGGCCGGATCACCTTCCGGTTCGGTAAGCCGCTGGACTTCATCGGCCGGGGCGACGGCCGGTCCGAGATGCGCCGGATCACCGACGAGGTGATGAGCGAGATCCAGCGGCTCACCGGCCAGGAGTACGTACCCCGTTATGCACCGCCACGGGCCGCTCCCGGCGGTGCGGCGGCGGCCGAATGA
- the ileS gene encoding isoleucine--tRNA ligase produces MTGPVTGASDGSGGPAATGVPASPDLPAVERRVLEYWAADKTFEASVDQRDPGPDGANEYVFYDGPPFANGLPHYGHLFTGYVKDVVPRYQTMRGRRVERRFGWDCHGLPAEVEAERQLGISTKAEIVELGMERFNEVCRSSVLTYTQDWERYVTRQARWVDFANDYKTLDLDYMESVMWAFKALHDKGLIYEGFRVLAYCWRCETPLSNTETRMDDVYRDRQDPSVTVWFELAPAQPGGPTERIGVWTTTPWTLPSNLALAVGPDIEYAVLQRDGQRHLLGAARVEAYAKELEGFERVGTVRGADLVGRRYTPLFDFLVDRAGPNAYQVLGADFVTTEDGTGVVHMAPAFGEDDQNACTAAGIPTIVTVDDHTRFTALVPPYAGEQVFDTNKPIIRELRERGVLVRHDTYTHSYPHCWRCDTPLVYKAVSSWFVAVSSFRDRMVELNQQIEWSPAHVKDGSFGKWLAGARDWSISRNRFWGSPIPVWRSDDPAYPRVDVYGSLEELERDFGVRPADLHRPTIDELTRPNPDDPTGRSTMRRVPEVLDCWFESGSMPFAQVHYPFENRDWFEHHYPGDFIVEYIGQTRGWFYTMHVLATALFDRPAFRTCVSHGILLGADGRKMSKSLRNYPDVYEVFDTYGSDAMRWMLMSSPVLRGGDMAVVESGVRDAVRQVLLPLWNVWYFFALYANAEDHTATRRTDSTHLLDRYVLAKTGELVDEVTRQMDGYDIAGACASVRTYLDALTNWYVRRSRDRFWSGDADAFDTLYTVLETLARVVAPLAPLTSEEIWRGLTGQRSVHLTDWPTAAEFPADHDLVAAMDAVREVCSAGLSLRKARGLRVRLPLPALTVATSAADRLRPFADLVADEVNVKAVEFTDDVQTYCQQVLTVVPRVLGPRVGGQVQTVIRAVKAGDWELGDDGAPLAAGVRLAEGEYELKLVAADPDSSAPLPAGQGVVVLDTTVTPELAAEGLARDLVRVIQQARRDADLRITDRIRVTVAASDGVAEAVRAYRDFVTGEVLADEVTVVAVAAEGAASAVGFAGEVGDGEPVSVRVERV; encoded by the coding sequence ATGACCGGCCCCGTCACCGGGGCGTCCGACGGCAGCGGCGGCCCGGCCGCGACCGGCGTGCCGGCCAGCCCGGACCTGCCGGCGGTGGAGCGCCGGGTCCTGGAGTACTGGGCGGCGGACAAGACCTTCGAGGCCAGCGTCGACCAGCGCGACCCCGGCCCGGACGGCGCCAACGAGTACGTCTTCTACGACGGCCCGCCGTTCGCCAACGGGCTGCCGCACTACGGCCACCTGTTCACCGGCTACGTCAAGGACGTGGTGCCGCGCTACCAGACGATGCGGGGCCGGCGGGTCGAACGACGGTTCGGATGGGACTGTCACGGGCTGCCCGCCGAGGTCGAAGCCGAACGCCAGCTCGGTATCTCCACCAAGGCGGAGATCGTCGAGCTGGGCATGGAGCGCTTCAACGAGGTGTGCCGCAGCTCGGTGCTGACCTACACCCAGGACTGGGAGCGTTACGTCACCCGCCAGGCCCGCTGGGTCGACTTCGCCAACGACTACAAGACGCTCGACCTGGACTACATGGAGAGCGTCATGTGGGCCTTCAAGGCCCTGCACGACAAGGGCCTGATCTACGAGGGCTTCCGGGTGCTGGCGTACTGCTGGCGGTGCGAGACGCCGCTGAGCAACACCGAGACCCGGATGGACGACGTCTACCGCGACCGCCAGGATCCGAGCGTCACCGTCTGGTTCGAGCTGGCCCCGGCGCAGCCCGGCGGGCCGACGGAGCGGATCGGGGTGTGGACCACCACGCCGTGGACGCTGCCGTCGAACCTGGCCCTCGCCGTCGGCCCGGACATCGAGTACGCGGTGCTGCAGCGCGACGGGCAGCGTCACCTGCTCGGGGCGGCGCGGGTCGAGGCGTACGCCAAGGAGCTGGAGGGGTTCGAGCGGGTCGGCACGGTACGCGGCGCCGACCTGGTCGGCCGCCGTTACACCCCGCTGTTCGACTTCCTGGTCGACCGGGCCGGCCCGAACGCCTACCAGGTGCTCGGCGCGGACTTCGTCACCACCGAGGACGGTACCGGGGTGGTGCACATGGCCCCGGCGTTCGGCGAGGACGACCAGAACGCCTGCACCGCCGCCGGCATCCCGACGATCGTCACCGTCGACGACCACACCCGGTTCACCGCACTGGTCCCGCCGTACGCCGGCGAGCAGGTGTTCGACACCAACAAGCCGATCATCCGCGAGCTGCGGGAGCGGGGTGTGCTGGTGCGCCACGACACCTACACCCACTCGTACCCGCACTGCTGGCGCTGTGACACGCCGCTGGTCTACAAGGCGGTGTCGTCGTGGTTCGTGGCCGTGTCCAGCTTCCGGGACCGGATGGTGGAGCTGAACCAGCAGATCGAGTGGTCGCCGGCGCACGTCAAGGACGGCTCGTTCGGCAAGTGGCTGGCCGGTGCCCGGGACTGGTCGATCAGCCGTAACCGGTTCTGGGGCTCACCGATCCCGGTGTGGCGGTCCGATGACCCGGCCTACCCGAGGGTCGACGTGTACGGCTCGCTGGAGGAGCTGGAGCGTGACTTCGGGGTGCGCCCGGCCGACCTGCACCGGCCCACCATCGACGAGCTGACCCGGCCCAACCCGGACGACCCGACCGGCCGGTCGACGATGCGCCGGGTGCCGGAGGTGCTGGACTGCTGGTTCGAGTCCGGGTCGATGCCGTTCGCCCAGGTGCACTACCCGTTCGAGAACCGGGACTGGTTCGAGCACCACTACCCGGGGGACTTCATCGTCGAGTACATCGGGCAGACCCGGGGCTGGTTCTACACCATGCACGTGCTGGCGACGGCGCTGTTCGACCGGCCGGCGTTCCGTACCTGCGTCAGCCACGGCATCCTGCTCGGCGCCGACGGGCGCAAGATGAGCAAGAGCCTGCGCAACTACCCGGACGTGTACGAGGTGTTCGACACCTACGGCTCGGACGCGATGCGCTGGATGCTGATGTCCTCGCCGGTGCTGCGTGGCGGTGACATGGCGGTGGTGGAGAGCGGCGTGCGCGACGCGGTCCGGCAGGTGCTGCTGCCGCTGTGGAACGTCTGGTACTTCTTCGCGTTGTACGCCAACGCGGAGGACCACACCGCGACCCGGCGGACCGACAGCACCCACCTGCTCGACCGGTACGTGCTGGCCAAGACCGGTGAACTGGTCGACGAGGTCACCCGGCAGATGGACGGCTACGACATCGCCGGCGCCTGCGCCAGTGTGCGGACCTACCTGGACGCGTTGACCAACTGGTACGTACGCCGGTCCCGGGACCGGTTCTGGTCCGGCGACGCCGACGCCTTCGACACGCTCTACACGGTGCTGGAGACCCTGGCCCGGGTGGTGGCGCCGCTGGCGCCGCTGACCAGCGAGGAGATCTGGCGTGGGCTGACCGGGCAACGGTCGGTGCACCTGACCGACTGGCCGACGGCGGCCGAGTTCCCCGCCGACCACGACCTGGTGGCAGCGATGGACGCGGTCCGCGAGGTCTGCTCGGCCGGCCTGTCGCTGCGCAAGGCCCGTGGCCTGCGGGTGCGGCTGCCGTTGCCGGCGTTGACCGTGGCCACCTCGGCGGCGGACCGGCTGCGGCCGTTCGCCGACCTGGTCGCCGACGAGGTCAACGTCAAGGCGGTCGAGTTCACCGACGACGTGCAGACGTACTGCCAGCAGGTGTTGACCGTGGTGCCCCGGGTGCTCGGGCCCCGGGTGGGTGGCCAGGTCCAGACGGTGATCAGGGCGGTGAAGGCCGGTGACTGGGAGCTGGGCGACGACGGTGCGCCGCTCGCCGCCGGGGTCCGGCTGGCCGAGGGGGAGTACGAGCTGAAGCTGGTCGCCGCCGACCCGGACAGTTCGGCGCCGCTGCCCGCCGGGCAGGGGGTGGTGGTGCTGGACACCACGGTCACCCCGGAGTTGGCGGCCGAAGGCCTGGCCCGGGACCTGGTCCGGGTGATCCAGCAGGCCCGGCGCGACGCCGACCTGCGGATCACCGACCGGATCCGGGTCACGGTCGCGGCCAGCGACGGCGTCGCCGAGGCGGTCCGGGCGTACCGCGACTTCGTCACCGGTGAGGTGCTCGCCGACGAGGTCACGGTCGTTGCGGTGGCTGCCGAGGGTGCCGCGTCGGCGGTGGGGTTCGCCGGCGAGGTCGGCGACGGCGAGCCGGTGTCGGTGCGGGTCGAGCGGGTCTGA